Proteins from a genomic interval of Desulfovibrio piger:
- the purM gene encoding phosphoribosylformylglycinamidine cyclo-ligase, translated as MSTDRAKAYTEAGVDIQAGNDLVARIKHLVQRTHTKGVISDIGGFGGLFRPEIGNMSDPVLVSSTDGVGTKLKLAFAFNKHDTVGIDLVAMSVNDILVQGATPLFFLDYFATGKLDVDTAHTVISGVAEGCRQSACALLGGETAEMPDMYGDGEYDLAGFCVGIVDNAKLVDGSGIRVGDKIVGLASTGLHSNGFSLARKILDKSGLGPDDPFPGADGATVRDVLLAPTQIYVEVVRSLLRDLDVRGMAHITGGGFYDNIPRVLPNQVEAHIDFGSWEMPPVFKWLHEVGELSWPEILQIFNGGIGYVLVLPEEQVEETINRIQAFGMSAWSIGTIARRNGDGEQVVVNFDKA; from the coding sequence ATGTCCACAGATCGCGCAAAAGCATATACCGAAGCCGGCGTCGATATCCAGGCCGGCAATGATCTCGTGGCGCGCATCAAGCATCTGGTGCAGCGCACGCATACCAAGGGGGTCATCTCCGACATCGGGGGATTCGGGGGCCTGTTCAGACCTGAAATCGGCAACATGAGCGACCCCGTGCTTGTTTCGTCCACCGACGGCGTGGGCACCAAGCTCAAACTGGCCTTTGCCTTCAACAAGCACGATACCGTGGGCATCGACCTCGTGGCCATGAGCGTCAACGACATCCTGGTCCAGGGGGCCACCCCCCTGTTCTTCCTTGACTACTTCGCCACCGGCAAGCTGGATGTGGATACCGCCCACACGGTCATCAGCGGCGTGGCCGAAGGCTGTCGCCAGTCCGCCTGTGCCCTGCTGGGCGGCGAGACCGCCGAGATGCCCGACATGTACGGCGATGGCGAATATGACTTGGCCGGCTTCTGCGTGGGCATCGTGGACAACGCCAAGCTGGTGGACGGTTCCGGCATCCGCGTGGGCGACAAGATCGTGGGTCTGGCCTCTACCGGCCTGCACTCCAACGGCTTCTCGCTGGCCCGCAAGATCCTGGACAAGAGCGGCCTGGGCCCGGACGATCCCTTCCCGGGTGCCGACGGCGCCACCGTGCGTGACGTGCTGCTGGCCCCCACCCAGATCTATGTGGAAGTGGTCCGCTCCCTGCTGCGCGACCTGGACGTGCGCGGCATGGCCCACATCACCGGCGGCGGCTTCTACGACAACATCCCGCGCGTGCTGCCCAATCAGGTGGAAGCCCACATCGACTTCGGCAGCTGGGAAATGCCCCCGGTCTTCAAGTGGCTGCACGAAGTGGGCGAACTTTCCTGGCCCGAGATCCTGCAGATCTTCAACGGCGGTATCGGCTACGTGCTGGTGCTGCCCGAAGAGCAGGTGGAAGAGACCATCAACCGCATCCAGGCCTTCGGCATGTCCGCCTGGTCCATCGGTACCATCGCCCGCCGCAACGGCGACGGCGAACAGGTGGTCGTCAACTTCGACAAGGCCTAG
- a CDS encoding YccF domain-containing protein, producing MQALGCLGNVLWFFPFGLGTGLLWCIAGVFCFISIIGIPWGRACFVMAGFAFMPFGRMPVSRDVLTGEGDIGTGPLGTVGNIVWLLLCGIWIACGHLLSALACAVTIIGIPFAWQHVKLAALALCPIGKTIVDARVADAAEQAAAWRQASGQFRR from the coding sequence ATGCAAGCTCTGGGCTGTCTCGGCAATGTCCTCTGGTTCTTCCCCTTCGGTCTGGGTACCGGCCTGCTCTGGTGCATCGCGGGCGTGTTCTGCTTCATCAGCATCATCGGCATCCCCTGGGGCCGGGCCTGCTTCGTCATGGCCGGTTTCGCCTTCATGCCCTTCGGCCGCATGCCGGTCTCCCGTGACGTCCTTACCGGCGAAGGCGATATCGGCACCGGCCCGCTGGGCACCGTGGGCAATATCGTCTGGCTGCTGCTCTGCGGTATCTGGATCGCCTGCGGGCATCTGCTCTCGGCCCTGGCCTGCGCCGTGACCATCATCGGCATCCCCTTCGCCTGGCAGCACGTCAAGCTGGCTGCCCTGGCCCTGTGCCCCATCGGCAAGACCATCGTGGACGCCCGCGTGGCCGATGCCGCGGAACAGGCCGCCGCCTGGCGCCAGGCCAGCGGGCAGTTCCGGCGCTGA
- a CDS encoding SDR family oxidoreductase, which translates to MKALVLEGCTGLLGQALRHVLLGRGWSVESLERSDGDILDADFLQARLDSCAPDVVFSSLGWNTVDDAEDHPDEALLYNRTLPHTLACLLKTRGEGHLVHFSSGLVFSGQHGSPWREEDATAPLNVYGKTRLAGEQAVLQTLPERACVVRTGWLFGPGKRNFVDDILNACHRRDSITIVDDRTGSPTYSLDLALWSIMLAERQATGLWHAVNSGQATWCELACEAVGLAGNECRVEPIPSSQWPQKAPRPPYTVLDCGKLSEYLGMHPRPWTQALREHFFCDPFDA; encoded by the coding sequence GTGAAAGCATTGGTTCTGGAGGGCTGCACCGGATTGCTGGGGCAGGCCCTGCGCCATGTCCTGCTGGGGCGCGGCTGGTCGGTGGAATCGCTGGAACGCTCGGACGGTGACATCCTGGATGCGGACTTCCTGCAGGCCCGTCTGGACAGTTGCGCGCCGGACGTGGTGTTCAGCTCCCTTGGCTGGAACACGGTGGACGATGCCGAGGACCATCCCGACGAAGCCCTGCTCTACAACCGCACCCTGCCGCATACTCTGGCCTGCCTGCTCAAGACCCGCGGGGAAGGCCATCTGGTGCACTTCAGTTCCGGGCTGGTCTTTTCGGGCCAGCACGGCAGCCCCTGGCGGGAAGAAGACGCCACGGCGCCCCTCAATGTCTACGGCAAGACCCGTCTGGCCGGGGAGCAGGCCGTCTTGCAGACCCTGCCCGAGCGGGCCTGCGTGGTGCGCACGGGCTGGCTGTTCGGCCCCGGCAAGCGCAATTTCGTGGACGACATCCTCAATGCCTGCCACCGGCGCGACAGCATCACCATCGTAGACGACCGCACGGGCTCGCCCACCTATTCGCTGGATCTGGCCCTGTGGAGCATCATGCTGGCCGAACGTCAGGCCACCGGCCTGTGGCATGCCGTCAACAGCGGTCAGGCCACGTGGTGCGAGCTGGCCTGCGAAGCCGTGGGCCTGGCCGGCAACGAATGCCGCGTGGAGCCCATCCCCTCGTCGCAATGGCCGCAAAAAGCGCCGCGTCCGCCCTATACGGTACTGGACTGCGGCAAGCTTTCCGAGTATCTGGGGATGCATCCGCGCCCCTGGACACAGGCCCTGCGGGAGCATTTTTTCTGCGACCCGTTCGATGCCTAA
- a CDS encoding HD domain-containing protein — translation MNTASPVLPDISRHEAWFAAYAAREREKECRRDGGDPSPMDLKLHHTMQVLAHARAIVAGGRFAPPLDRACLLAALYHDVARFEQYLRWHTFRDRESCNHGQWGVRILKREQRLKDETPAVRKLVLAAVGLHNRFALPAGLPEGMARICHAVRDADKLDILRVMDEHLSGPRPYCPTVVLSLPDDPALHSDKVLDDALAGRVAAYADLKSVNDFRVLLGTWFYDMHFPASRARFVAEGHARRLLTELPATPAYAAARDHLLRCLDAVPTTEAPDACLS, via the coding sequence ATGAACACCGCATCCCCCGTCCTGCCGGACATCAGCCGTCATGAAGCCTGGTTCGCCGCCTACGCGGCCCGTGAGCGCGAAAAGGAATGTCGTCGCGACGGCGGCGATCCTTCGCCCATGGATCTCAAACTGCACCACACCATGCAGGTGCTGGCCCATGCCCGTGCCATCGTCGCGGGCGGCCGCTTCGCACCGCCGCTGGACCGCGCCTGTCTGCTGGCGGCCCTGTACCATGACGTCGCCCGCTTCGAGCAGTACCTGCGCTGGCATACCTTCCGCGACCGGGAGTCCTGCAACCACGGCCAGTGGGGCGTGCGCATCCTCAAACGCGAACAGCGCCTGAAGGACGAAACGCCCGCCGTCCGCAAGCTGGTGCTCGCCGCCGTGGGCCTGCACAACCGCTTTGCCCTGCCCGCGGGCCTGCCGGAAGGGATGGCCCGCATCTGCCATGCCGTGCGTGATGCCGACAAGCTGGACATCCTGCGTGTCATGGACGAGCATCTTTCCGGCCCGCGGCCCTACTGCCCCACCGTTGTCCTGAGCCTGCCCGATGATCCCGCCCTCCACAGCGACAAAGTGCTGGACGATGCCCTGGCCGGGCGGGTGGCGGCCTATGCCGACCTGAAGAGCGTCAACGATTTCCGGGTGCTGCTGGGGACATGGTTCTACGACATGCACTTCCCGGCCAGCCGGGCCCGCTTCGTGGCTGAGGGCCACGCGCGCCGTCTGCTGACGGAGCTGCCCGCCACACCGGCCTATGCGGCGGCCCGTGACCACCTGCTGCGCTGTCTGGATGCCGTCCCGACCACGGAGGCCCCTGATGCCTGCCTGTCCTAG